The genomic window ATGATCGGGGCGAACAAGATATTCATCTACGGCGCCGGAAGGAGCGGTCTTGTCGGCAAGGCCTTCGCGATGAGGCTCATGCACCTCGACTTCAACGTTTACGTCGTCGGTGAGACCATAACGCCGGCCTTTGAGCCGGGTGATCTTCTCATAGCCATCAGCGGTTCCGGTGAGACCAACAGCATCGTCGATGCGGCGGAGATAGCCAAGAAGCAGGGGGGCAAAGTGGTCGCGATAACCTCCTACGCCAACTCAACCCTCGGAAAACTCGCCGATGTGGTCGTTGAGATACCCGGAAGGACCAAGACCGACATCCCGACGGACTACATAGCGCGCCAGATGCTCACCAAGTACAAGTGGATAGCCCCGATGGGAACGCTCTTCGAGGATTCAACGATGATATTCCTCGACGGAGTCATAGCACTTCTCATGGCTACATTCCAGAAGACCGAAAAGGATATGAAGAAGAAGCATGCGACCCTTGAGTAAGGGGTCGCCATGCAGTCTTTTACCCATCTTTTTGTTGGAATCGGGAACACGGGAGCGAGGATAGTCAACAGCATAACCGCGGACGGCATCGTTAAGGTGACCGTCAACCCTGCTTACTACCTCCTGCCCCGCTTTGATGAGTACGAGGAGAGGCTCAGGAACTTCTTCTCCAGCCTTCCCGAGAACACTTTCCTGTGGCTCGTCTTCGACGACAAGGAGATAAACCACGAACTGAGGGAGATAATAACAGAAAGCACCCCGAGGGACACGATAAAGCTCGCCTACGTTTTGACGCCGAAAAAAGAACTGGTCACCGGGAAAAAACCTCCCTGGGCCGCTGACTTTGAAACCGTCTTCTATGACTCCCTCTGGGACTTCTTCCGCAGCGACGATGCCTCGATCTCGATTGCGTTCCAGGGTGCATCGGAGAACATCGCCGAGATGTTCAGCAGGCTTTACTACTACCTCGAAACACAGATGCTCGTCAACATAGACTACGCCGACCTGTTCAACATGATCCGCGGCGGCAACGTCGGGATCCTGCGCCTCCTCCGAGAGGTCGATTTCGGCTGGCATTGGGGCATCTGGGACAGGGGTCTCGTGGGAATACTCGTCGGAAGGGAATTTCCGTTGAAGGACGCGCACGGGATACTGGGTCACTTCCAGGAGATACTGGCCGAGAAGGACGTGATATGGGGCGTGGTAATGGACGAGAACCTCACCAGGGAAGTGGAGATACTGGCTCTCCTGGTCAAGAGGTGGTAAAATGAAGGCGGTTCTCTTTGATATAGACGGTACGATACTAACCGAGATGCCGCTCATCCAGCTCTTCCTCCCACAGGTCTACGACAAGCTCTCGAAGAAGTTTGGGATAAGCAAGGATGAGGCGAGGGAGCAGTTTCTCGGAGAGATATTCGGCAGAAGAGACACCTATGACTGGCACGACTGGAATTTCTTCTTCAGGCTCTTCGACCTCGACCTGAATTATGAGGAGCTGCTCAAGACATACCCCCACAAGCTTCACGTTTATCCCGATACGATTCCAACGCTGGAGTGGCTGAGGGAGGAGGGATACCTCCTCGGGGTCATCACGAGCGGTCCGGGGTACCAAAGACTGAAGCTCAAGCTCGCCGGTCTGCTGGATTACTTCGATGTCGTCGTAACTAGGGACGACGTGAACGCTATAAAACCTGAGCCCAAGATATTTCTCTACGCCCTTGAGGAGCTGGCCGTGGAGCCCGGTGAGGCCATGATGGTTGGAGATTCCCTCAGCCAGGATGTCTACGGCGCCAAGAATATCGGGATGACCGCAGTCTGGATAAACCGCGACGGCGAGGAGGGTTATAATATGGCAGACTATGAAATCAGAACCCTTCACGAACTCAGAAAAATCTTGGGGGGATGGGGATGAAGGAGATATTCGATATGGAAGGTGTTTTCATCAAGTACCGGGAGAAGAGGGTCAAGCTCGAAAATGGGGATGAACTGGTTCACAGGAGCGAGGAGCCGACGGAGCTTTGGTGGAAGCTCAAGGAGGCGGTAAAGGGGAAGCGGGTCAGGATAAGGGTCTATGAGGCAGAGGAATGAGCCATGATAGCCCACCTAATCAACACGGACGCTGGCAACAGGGGAGTTCTCCGGGTGTACATCGACTACCGGAGGGAAAATCCCGATTTTTTACATAATTCTGCAAAGATGTTCTTGGATAATTATGAGCGCGTTCTCGTGATAACGGGGTTTCCAATCCCTCCGATGATGCATGCTGAGACCGATGGGCCGCCAGGAGCACTGGCTCTAGTGAAGGCCATTGAGACCCTGGGGGGTACCGCTGAGGTGCTTACGTACCCTGAGGTAAAGACTGCCTTGGAACCATTCGGCATCAGGTTCACCGACGAACCTGAGATAGAGGACTACTCCCTTGTCGTAGCTGTGGAAACTCCGGGGAGGACAATAGACGGGAGGTACTACTCAATGAGCGGCATGGAGATAACGAGGGAGACCTTCGACTGGGCGGTTTTGAGGGCTAGAGAGCTCGGGGTGCCAACGATAGGGATAGGCGACGGTGGAAATGAGGCTGGAATGGGCAAGATAAGGGACCTGGTCGTCAAGCACGTTCCCTATGGTGAGAGAATAGCAAGCGTCGTTGAGACCGATGAGCTAATTCTTTCGGCGGTTTCAAACTGGGGTGCCTATGGGCTCGTGGCCCAGGCGTCAATAGAGTTTGGCAAAGAACTGCTCCCCGGCTGGGATGAAAAGACAATAGTCAGGATCATATCAAAGTTCGGTCTGATAGACGGGGTCTCCAAAACCCAGACGCCGACTGTTGATGGGATAAGCCTCAACGTCCACGAGAAAATCGTTGAGCTTTTAAACGCACTTGTGGGGGAAACGCTAAGAGAAAGATAAATATTTAAATCCCCAATTCGTTTTTTGTTTTTCTCTTAAGTTCCTGCACCTCGTGGTACCTTAACGGCCGTTCTCCTTTAGCGAAAAGTAACACATCTTCCGATATCCTCACAAGTATATATGTGGAGTTGCCAGTGGATAGCGTATAATATGTAGAGTCTTCAAAATCCGACACAAACTTAAGGAATTCAGGCACCTTCGCTGAAAGTTCCTCAGAATTATGAAACGTCCCCATTATTGGGAGTCCTTCAGTTGTCGCGAGGAGAAACTCCCTGAAATCATACTCTTTGATGAGTTCATCCTTAAAGTTTTGGATTTCAGCCTCAGACTTCGTTTTGAGAAAACTGCGTATTTTGTCTAATATTCCCATTCCTCCTCAACTCCATGAATTTTTTTGAGATCAGCTCGCAGGAGTTTTCAAGTAAGTCCAAACCTTTGTTGTTGAACCAGTTTATAAACTCTTCCTTGTTCTCAAAAAGTGGGATATTAGATTTTTTCATGCAGTTACACAAACGTCTGAGCTGGGAACGGGTTATCCAGACGTAATCCACA from Thermococcus sp. MAR1 includes these protein-coding regions:
- a CDS encoding TIGR02253 family HAD-type hydrolase, with the translated sequence MKAVLFDIDGTILTEMPLIQLFLPQVYDKLSKKFGISKDEAREQFLGEIFGRRDTYDWHDWNFFFRLFDLDLNYEELLKTYPHKLHVYPDTIPTLEWLREEGYLLGVITSGPGYQRLKLKLAGLLDYFDVVVTRDDVNAIKPEPKIFLYALEELAVEPGEAMMVGDSLSQDVYGAKNIGMTAVWINRDGEEGYNMADYEIRTLHELRKILGGWG
- a CDS encoding glutamate cyclase domain-containing protein, which codes for MIAHLINTDAGNRGVLRVYIDYRRENPDFLHNSAKMFLDNYERVLVITGFPIPPMMHAETDGPPGALALVKAIETLGGTAEVLTYPEVKTALEPFGIRFTDEPEIEDYSLVVAVETPGRTIDGRYYSMSGMEITRETFDWAVLRARELGVPTIGIGDGGNEAGMGKIRDLVVKHVPYGERIASVVETDELILSAVSNWGAYGLVAQASIEFGKELLPGWDEKTIVRIISKFGLIDGVSKTQTPTVDGISLNVHEKIVELLNALVGETLRER